GACCAATTCTTTACTCTTTTCCATCAAATTCTCTTTGTGGGAGATGATACCTGGCTTTTTGATCCAGCCAAGGATCCAGTGATTCTGATTTTGCCAGAGACCTTCTTCCTGCATGCCTTCCTCCTCTTTTTTGCCCTCTATGAAAGCTTCTTTGGTTATCTTTATCTGAAAAGTCGTGGGAAGTGAGATTTTAGATGTAGATTCATCATAAAAAACAGCCGATATAGTCACAGTTGGTTCCTAACTGCAGCTATATCGGCTGTTTTTCTAACTTATTCCCTGTTTATCGAATCTGCCTCTACCTGCCAGTAGCAACTCAGCCCAGAGTTTATGGCCAATCAATTCCAGTTTTATTGAGCATTTTGACTTGTTGATAGAAGAGGTCTCTCAATTGAGAAATAGTTTGGTCCAGGAAAAGACCATTCAGACTGTCCAGATAGGCTAAAATCTGAGTTGCCAGTTCTATTCCCTCCTTCTTATCTTGTCTGAGCAAATTATAACATTCTTGCATTTTAATGAAAAGAAATGCTTCTTGCAATACTACTTTTAGGGGATGTAATTCCTTAATTCTATATACATCAATTTTGTCCACTAAATTTTGGGCAAGTTGGTAATGCCCATTTCGAGAATAGGTTCGGATGATGTCTGAGAGTGTCAATATAAGCCCTCGTTTTTGTTTGAATCAAGAAATGGTTCTTCTAGCAAAGCAAGAGCTGTTTTTGCAATTTGTTGAAGTGTTTCTGTAGGAAAGTCAAAATATTCAACTAAAAGTGCAAATAAGGTGTAATCATTTGGAAGCCAGTAGTTTAGATGAAATAAGGCAGTCTTAGCCCGATTGAGGATAGTCCAATCTTCTTTCAACAAATTCTCCCTATTTCTAAACATGCCTAAAGATTGGATATAGGCATGATCAGTGCAATAGGTATCAGATTCTAATATTTGAATCAATTCTAGAATCTTAGTTTGTGTTGTGAGCCCAG
This portion of the Streptococcus mitis B6 genome encodes:
- a CDS encoding helix-turn-helix domain-containing protein codes for the protein MEINFGSVIKQIREERGFTLKEAAGTAISPNNLSKFEKGITTVKVDTYFKILENLKIHDAHDVIMLLMRYQCQDPSLSEAIKTGLTTQTKILELIQILESDTYCTDHAYIQSLGMFRNRENLLKEDWTILNRAKTALFHLNYWLPNDYTLFALLVEYFDFPTETLQQIAKTALALLEEPFLDSNKNEGLY